From Carettochelys insculpta isolate YL-2023 chromosome 22, ASM3395843v1, whole genome shotgun sequence, one genomic window encodes:
- the LOC142024251 gene encoding uncharacterized protein LOC142024251 isoform X3, which produces MSGNGGDRRTPPPPAAKRRRPGPPLLKEAEAAQALTQLTAGGGLETAARQGALGTQGRMETDSRLALPAGVGSLETATAQPASLETSGRRRGSPEAAGHGKWEQETTEAGSSPRGATRRLEAATEQGSLETTAAEKGVLETTITKMGRLETATCQEKDILETSATKVGRLDTASAEEMDLETAATNTGRRDTASPEAGGVLETATTNTGRLDAASHEEKQVLEATEERRKSRVEEGCSIVAVGEDEDDKGATAAQPAPRTEQYLEELEEVEELTHSKSGCKIKFYFGGNPYFQNEVIVKEFQAASSGRLVSHATPIRWWRDQDPQAHSAKSPEMGRSFFAWFADHSFPAGDHIAEIIREDLWPNPLQYYLMGESRGPGDDSGTENGEDCVLIVDDEDEDVQEIMDEEDGQ; this is translated from the exons ATGAGCGGGAATGGGGGGGACCGCCGGACCCCACCACCCCCGGCCGCCAAGCGCCGCCGCCCGGGCCCGCCGCTGCTGAAGGAGGCCGAGGCCGCCCAGGCTCTCACCCAGCTGACGGCCGGGGGGGGCCTGGAAACCGCCGCGCGGCAGGGGGCGCTTGGGACCCAGGGGCGCATGGAAACGGACAGCAGGCTGGCGCTCCCTGCCGGGGTGGGAAGCCTGGAAACTGCCACCGCGCAGCCGGCCAGCCTGGAGACCTCTGGAAGGAGGCGGGGGAGCCCAGAGGCGGCCGGCCACGGGAAGTGGGAGCAAGAGACCACTGAAGCGGGGAGCAGCCCCCGGGGTGCCACCAGGAGACTCGAGGCTGCCACTGAGCAAGGGAGCCTTGAAACTACTGCTGCAGAGAAGGGGGTCCTGGAAACCACCATCACCAAAATGGGGAGGCTAGAGACTGCCACTTGTCAGGAGAAAGACATCCTAGAAACCAGCGCCACAAAGGTGGGAAGGCTAGACACTGCCTCTGCTGAGGAGATGGACCTGGAAACCGCTGCCACAAACACGGGGAGGCGAGACACTGCCTCCCCTGAGGCGGGGGGGGTCCTGGAAACTGCCACCACAAACACCGGGAGGCTAGATGCTGCCTCACATGAAGAGAAGCAGGTTCTGGAAGCCACCGAGGAGCGGAGGaagagcagggtggaggaggggtgctCCATAGTAGCGGTGGGGGAAGACGAGGATGACAAGGGGGCCAcggcagcccagccagcccccaggacgGAGCAGtacctggaggagctggaggag GTGGAGGAGCTGACTCACTCCAAGTCGGGATGCAAAATCAAGTTCTACTTTGGGGGGAACCCCTACTTCCAAAATGAGGTGATCGTCAAGGAGTTCCAGGCAGCCTCCTCTG GCAGGCTGGTGTCCCACGCCACCCCCATCCGCTGGTGGCGGGACCAGGACCCCCAGGCCCACAGCGCCAAGAGCCCCGAGATGGGGCGCAGCTTCTTCGCCTGGTTTGCCGACCACAGCTTCCCTGCCGGGGACCATATCGCCGAG ATCATCAGGGAGGATCTCTGGCCCAACCCGCTGCAGTACTACCTCATGGGCGAGAGCAGGGGCCCCGGAGATGAcag TGGGACAGAGAACGGCGAGGACTGTGTGCTCATTGTGGATGACGAGGATGAGGACGTGCAGGAAATCATGGATGAGGAGGACGGGCAGTAA
- the LOC142024251 gene encoding uncharacterized protein LOC142024251 isoform X1 yields MSGNGGDRRTPPPPAAKRRRPGPPLLKEAEAAQALTQLTAGGGLETAARQGALGTQGRMETDSRLALPAGVGSLETATAQPASLETSGRRRGSPEAAGHGKWEQETTEAGSSPRGATRRLEAATEQGSLETTAAEKGVLETTITKMGRLETATCQEKDILETSATKVGRLDTASAEEMDLETAATNTGRRDTASPEAGGVLETATTNTGRLDAASHEEKQVLEATEERRKSRVEEGCSIVAVGEDEDDKGATAAQPAPRTEQYLEELEEVQLQLEAVNEQAGRAFRCLKAKFSQVRRPHLERRNAIIQNIPGFWVTAFLNHPQLSAMITDRDEDTLSYMSNLQVEELTHSKSGCKIKFYFGGNPYFQNEVIVKEFQAASSGRLVSHATPIRWWRDQDPQAHSAKSPEMGRSFFAWFADHSFPAGDHIAEIIREDLWPNPLQYYLMGESRGPGDDSGTENGEDCVLIVDDEDEDVQEIMDEEDGQ; encoded by the exons ATGAGCGGGAATGGGGGGGACCGCCGGACCCCACCACCCCCGGCCGCCAAGCGCCGCCGCCCGGGCCCGCCGCTGCTGAAGGAGGCCGAGGCCGCCCAGGCTCTCACCCAGCTGACGGCCGGGGGGGGCCTGGAAACCGCCGCGCGGCAGGGGGCGCTTGGGACCCAGGGGCGCATGGAAACGGACAGCAGGCTGGCGCTCCCTGCCGGGGTGGGAAGCCTGGAAACTGCCACCGCGCAGCCGGCCAGCCTGGAGACCTCTGGAAGGAGGCGGGGGAGCCCAGAGGCGGCCGGCCACGGGAAGTGGGAGCAAGAGACCACTGAAGCGGGGAGCAGCCCCCGGGGTGCCACCAGGAGACTCGAGGCTGCCACTGAGCAAGGGAGCCTTGAAACTACTGCTGCAGAGAAGGGGGTCCTGGAAACCACCATCACCAAAATGGGGAGGCTAGAGACTGCCACTTGTCAGGAGAAAGACATCCTAGAAACCAGCGCCACAAAGGTGGGAAGGCTAGACACTGCCTCTGCTGAGGAGATGGACCTGGAAACCGCTGCCACAAACACGGGGAGGCGAGACACTGCCTCCCCTGAGGCGGGGGGGGTCCTGGAAACTGCCACCACAAACACCGGGAGGCTAGATGCTGCCTCACATGAAGAGAAGCAGGTTCTGGAAGCCACCGAGGAGCGGAGGaagagcagggtggaggaggggtgctCCATAGTAGCGGTGGGGGAAGACGAGGATGACAAGGGGGCCAcggcagcccagccagcccccaggacgGAGCAGtacctggaggagctggaggaggtgcagctgcagctggaggcagtgaATGAACAGGCCGGCCGTGCCTTCCGCTGCCTCAAGGCCAAGTTCAGCCAAGTGCGCCGGCCTCACCTGGAGCGCCGCAATGCCATCATTCAGAACATTCCCGGGTTCTGGGTCACCGCT TTTCTCAATCACCCCCAGCTGTCGGCCATGATCACCGACCGGGACGAAGACACCCTCAGCTACATGAGCAACCTGCAG GTGGAGGAGCTGACTCACTCCAAGTCGGGATGCAAAATCAAGTTCTACTTTGGGGGGAACCCCTACTTCCAAAATGAGGTGATCGTCAAGGAGTTCCAGGCAGCCTCCTCTG GCAGGCTGGTGTCCCACGCCACCCCCATCCGCTGGTGGCGGGACCAGGACCCCCAGGCCCACAGCGCCAAGAGCCCCGAGATGGGGCGCAGCTTCTTCGCCTGGTTTGCCGACCACAGCTTCCCTGCCGGGGACCATATCGCCGAG ATCATCAGGGAGGATCTCTGGCCCAACCCGCTGCAGTACTACCTCATGGGCGAGAGCAGGGGCCCCGGAGATGAcag TGGGACAGAGAACGGCGAGGACTGTGTGCTCATTGTGGATGACGAGGATGAGGACGTGCAGGAAATCATGGATGAGGAGGACGGGCAGTAA
- the LOC142024251 gene encoding uncharacterized protein LOC142024251 isoform X2, producing MSGNGGDRRTPPPPAAKRRRPGPPLLKEAEAAQALTQLTAGGGLETAARQGALGTQGRMETDSRLALPAGVGSLETATAQPASLETSGRRRGSPEAAGHGKWEQETTEAGSSPRGATRRLEAATEQGSLETTAAEKGVLETTITKMGRLETATCQEKDILETSATKVGRLDTASAEEMDLETAATNTGRRDTASPEAGGVLETATTNTGRLDAASHEEKQVLEATEERRKSRVEEGCSIVAVGEDEDDKGATAAQPAPRTEQYLEELEEVQLQLEAVNEQAGRAFRCLKAKFSQVRRPHLERRNAIIQNIPGFWVTAFLNHPQLSAMITDRDEDTLSYMSNLQVEELTHSKSGCKIKFYFGGNPYFQNEVIVKEFQAASSGWCPTPPPSAGGGTRTPRPTAPRAPRWGAASSPGLPTTASLPGTISPSGTENGEDCVLIVDDEDEDVQEIMDEEDGQ from the exons ATGAGCGGGAATGGGGGGGACCGCCGGACCCCACCACCCCCGGCCGCCAAGCGCCGCCGCCCGGGCCCGCCGCTGCTGAAGGAGGCCGAGGCCGCCCAGGCTCTCACCCAGCTGACGGCCGGGGGGGGCCTGGAAACCGCCGCGCGGCAGGGGGCGCTTGGGACCCAGGGGCGCATGGAAACGGACAGCAGGCTGGCGCTCCCTGCCGGGGTGGGAAGCCTGGAAACTGCCACCGCGCAGCCGGCCAGCCTGGAGACCTCTGGAAGGAGGCGGGGGAGCCCAGAGGCGGCCGGCCACGGGAAGTGGGAGCAAGAGACCACTGAAGCGGGGAGCAGCCCCCGGGGTGCCACCAGGAGACTCGAGGCTGCCACTGAGCAAGGGAGCCTTGAAACTACTGCTGCAGAGAAGGGGGTCCTGGAAACCACCATCACCAAAATGGGGAGGCTAGAGACTGCCACTTGTCAGGAGAAAGACATCCTAGAAACCAGCGCCACAAAGGTGGGAAGGCTAGACACTGCCTCTGCTGAGGAGATGGACCTGGAAACCGCTGCCACAAACACGGGGAGGCGAGACACTGCCTCCCCTGAGGCGGGGGGGGTCCTGGAAACTGCCACCACAAACACCGGGAGGCTAGATGCTGCCTCACATGAAGAGAAGCAGGTTCTGGAAGCCACCGAGGAGCGGAGGaagagcagggtggaggaggggtgctCCATAGTAGCGGTGGGGGAAGACGAGGATGACAAGGGGGCCAcggcagcccagccagcccccaggacgGAGCAGtacctggaggagctggaggaggtgcagctgcagctggaggcagtgaATGAACAGGCCGGCCGTGCCTTCCGCTGCCTCAAGGCCAAGTTCAGCCAAGTGCGCCGGCCTCACCTGGAGCGCCGCAATGCCATCATTCAGAACATTCCCGGGTTCTGGGTCACCGCT TTTCTCAATCACCCCCAGCTGTCGGCCATGATCACCGACCGGGACGAAGACACCCTCAGCTACATGAGCAACCTGCAG GTGGAGGAGCTGACTCACTCCAAGTCGGGATGCAAAATCAAGTTCTACTTTGGGGGGAACCCCTACTTCCAAAATGAGGTGATCGTCAAGGAGTTCCAGGCAGCCTCCTCTG GCTGGTGTCCCACGCCACCCCCATCCGCTGGTGGCGGGACCAGGACCCCCAGGCCCACAGCGCCAAGAGCCCCGAGATGGGGCGCAGCTTCTTCGCCTGGTTTGCCGACCACAGCTTCCCTGCCGGGGACCATATCGCCGAG TGGGACAGAGAACGGCGAGGACTGTGTGCTCATTGTGGATGACGAGGATGAGGACGTGCAGGAAATCATGGATGAGGAGGACGGGCAGTAA
- the GPR173 gene encoding putative G-protein coupled receptor 173 isoform X1 gives MVPHDPQTWCRPDMANASDVDGPGPRLPPAASTYAKLLLLGLIICVSLAGNLALALLVLKERGLHRAPYYFLLDLCLADAVRAAVCFPFVLVSIRHGSAWTHSPLSCKVVAFLAVLFCFHAAFLLFCISVTRYMAVAHHRFYAKRMTLCTCVAVICMVWTLSVAMAFPPVFDVGTYKFIREEEQCVFEHRYVKANDTLGFMLMLAVLVGATHAVYGKLLCFEYRHRRMKPVQMVPAISQNWTFHGPGATGQAAANWIAGFGRGPMPPTLLGVRQNGHGANRRLLGMEEFKAEKRLGKMFYVITVLFLLLWSPYIVACYWRVFVKACSVPPRYLATAVWLSFAQAAVNPVVCFLLNKELKKGLAAHVPCRRTEAPLPREPYCVM, from the exons ATGGTGCCTCACGACCCCCAG ACGTGGTGCCGGCCAGACATGGCCAATGCCAGTGACGTGGACGGGCCAGGCCCgcggctgcccccagcagcctccaCCTatgccaagctgctgctgctggggctgatcATCTGCGTGAGCCTGGCGGGGAACCTGGCGCTGGCGCTGCTGGTGCTGAAGGAGCGGGGCCTGCACCGGGCGCCCTACTACTTTCTGCTGGACCTGTGCCTGGCCGACGCCGTGCGGGCAGCCGTCTGCTTCCCCTTCGTGCTGGTCTCCATCCGCCACGGCTCGGCCTGGACCCACAGCCCACTGAGCTGCAAGGTGGTGGCCTTCCTGGCTGTGCTGTTCTGCTTCCACGCCGCCTTCCTGCTGTTCTGCATCAGCGTCACGCGGTACATGGCCGTGGCCCACCACCGCTTCTATGCCAAGCGCATGACGCTGTGCACCTGCGTGGCCGTCATCTGCATGGTCTGGACCCTGTCGGTGGCCATGGCCTTCCCACCCGTCTTCGACGTGGGCACCTACAAGTTCATCCGGGAGGAGGAGCAGTGCGTCTTCGAGCACCGCTACGTCAAGGCCAACGACACGCTGGGCTTCATGCTCATGCTGGCCGTGCTGGTGGGCGCCACCCACGCTGTCTACGGCAAGCTGCTCTGCTTCGAGTACCGCCACCGCAGGATGAAGCCTGTGCAGATGGTGCCGGCCATCAGCCAGAACTGGACGTTCCACGGGCCAGGCGCCACGGGCCAGGCGGCCGCCAACTGGATCGCTGGCTTTGGCCGGGGCCCCATGCCGCCCACGCTGCTGGGCGTGCGGCAGAACGGGCACGGCGCCAACCGCCGCCTGCTGGGCATGGAGGAGTTCAAGGCCGAGAAGCGACTGGGAAAGATGTTCTACGTCATCACCGTCCTCTTCCTGTTGCTCTGGTCCCCCTACATCGTGGCCTGCTACTGGCGGGTGTTCGTCAAGGCCTGCAGCGTCCCCCCGCGCTACCTGGCCACCGCTGTTTGGCTCAGCTTTGCCCAGGCCGCTGTCAACCCCGTCGTCTGCTTCCTGCTCAACAAGGAGCTCAAGAAAGGGCTGGCGGCCCACGTGCCCTGCCGCAGGACAGAGGCCCCTCTGCCCCGGGAGCCCTACTGCGTCATGTGA
- the GPR173 gene encoding putative G-protein coupled receptor 173 isoform X2 codes for MANASDVDGPGPRLPPAASTYAKLLLLGLIICVSLAGNLALALLVLKERGLHRAPYYFLLDLCLADAVRAAVCFPFVLVSIRHGSAWTHSPLSCKVVAFLAVLFCFHAAFLLFCISVTRYMAVAHHRFYAKRMTLCTCVAVICMVWTLSVAMAFPPVFDVGTYKFIREEEQCVFEHRYVKANDTLGFMLMLAVLVGATHAVYGKLLCFEYRHRRMKPVQMVPAISQNWTFHGPGATGQAAANWIAGFGRGPMPPTLLGVRQNGHGANRRLLGMEEFKAEKRLGKMFYVITVLFLLLWSPYIVACYWRVFVKACSVPPRYLATAVWLSFAQAAVNPVVCFLLNKELKKGLAAHVPCRRTEAPLPREPYCVM; via the coding sequence ATGGCCAATGCCAGTGACGTGGACGGGCCAGGCCCgcggctgcccccagcagcctccaCCTatgccaagctgctgctgctggggctgatcATCTGCGTGAGCCTGGCGGGGAACCTGGCGCTGGCGCTGCTGGTGCTGAAGGAGCGGGGCCTGCACCGGGCGCCCTACTACTTTCTGCTGGACCTGTGCCTGGCCGACGCCGTGCGGGCAGCCGTCTGCTTCCCCTTCGTGCTGGTCTCCATCCGCCACGGCTCGGCCTGGACCCACAGCCCACTGAGCTGCAAGGTGGTGGCCTTCCTGGCTGTGCTGTTCTGCTTCCACGCCGCCTTCCTGCTGTTCTGCATCAGCGTCACGCGGTACATGGCCGTGGCCCACCACCGCTTCTATGCCAAGCGCATGACGCTGTGCACCTGCGTGGCCGTCATCTGCATGGTCTGGACCCTGTCGGTGGCCATGGCCTTCCCACCCGTCTTCGACGTGGGCACCTACAAGTTCATCCGGGAGGAGGAGCAGTGCGTCTTCGAGCACCGCTACGTCAAGGCCAACGACACGCTGGGCTTCATGCTCATGCTGGCCGTGCTGGTGGGCGCCACCCACGCTGTCTACGGCAAGCTGCTCTGCTTCGAGTACCGCCACCGCAGGATGAAGCCTGTGCAGATGGTGCCGGCCATCAGCCAGAACTGGACGTTCCACGGGCCAGGCGCCACGGGCCAGGCGGCCGCCAACTGGATCGCTGGCTTTGGCCGGGGCCCCATGCCGCCCACGCTGCTGGGCGTGCGGCAGAACGGGCACGGCGCCAACCGCCGCCTGCTGGGCATGGAGGAGTTCAAGGCCGAGAAGCGACTGGGAAAGATGTTCTACGTCATCACCGTCCTCTTCCTGTTGCTCTGGTCCCCCTACATCGTGGCCTGCTACTGGCGGGTGTTCGTCAAGGCCTGCAGCGTCCCCCCGCGCTACCTGGCCACCGCTGTTTGGCTCAGCTTTGCCCAGGCCGCTGTCAACCCCGTCGTCTGCTTCCTGCTCAACAAGGAGCTCAAGAAAGGGCTGGCGGCCCACGTGCCCTGCCGCAGGACAGAGGCCCCTCTGCCCCGGGAGCCCTACTGCGTCATGTGA